In the genome of Dickeya fangzhongdai, one region contains:
- the asnS gene encoding asparagine--tRNA ligase, which translates to MSVVPVVDVLQGRVAVDSDVTVRGWVRTRRDSKAGISFIAVYDGSCFDSLQAVVNNNLANYQSDVLRLTTGCSVEVTGKVVESPGEGQSFELQATEIKIVGWVEDPDTYPMAAKRHSIEYLREVAHLRPRTNLVGAVARVRHTLAQAIHRFFHQSGFYWVSTPIITASDTEGAGEMFRVSTLDLENLPRNDQGKVDFSEDFFGKEAFLTVSGQLNGETYACALSKIYTFGPTFRAENSNTSRHLAEFWMIEPEVAFATLDDVAALAENLLKFVFKAVLEERADDMKFFAERVDKDAISRLERFVSSDFAQVDYTDAITILENCGQTFENPVSWGIDLSSEHERYLAEKHFQAPVVVKNYPKDIKAFYMRMNSDGKTVAAMDVLAPGIGEIIGGSQREERLEQLDARLEEMGLSKEDYWWYRDLRRYGTIPHSGFGLGFERLIAYVTGVQNVRDVIPFPRTPRSATF; encoded by the coding sequence ATGAGCGTAGTGCCTGTAGTCGACGTACTGCAAGGCCGTGTCGCCGTTGACAGTGACGTCACCGTGCGCGGCTGGGTACGTACCCGGAGAGACTCTAAAGCCGGTATTTCCTTTATTGCCGTCTATGACGGTTCCTGCTTTGATTCGCTACAGGCCGTCGTCAATAATAATCTTGCCAATTACCAGAGCGATGTTCTGCGTTTGACTACCGGTTGTTCGGTGGAAGTCACCGGCAAGGTGGTGGAATCTCCCGGCGAAGGCCAAAGTTTTGAGCTGCAGGCGACCGAAATCAAGATAGTCGGCTGGGTGGAAGATCCCGATACCTATCCGATGGCGGCCAAACGCCACAGCATCGAATACCTGCGTGAAGTCGCGCATTTGCGCCCACGCACCAACCTGGTCGGCGCCGTCGCCCGTGTGCGTCACACGCTGGCGCAGGCTATCCATCGCTTCTTCCATCAGAGCGGTTTCTACTGGGTTTCCACCCCGATCATTACCGCCTCCGATACCGAAGGCGCCGGCGAAATGTTCCGGGTATCCACACTGGATCTGGAAAACCTGCCGCGCAACGATCAGGGCAAAGTGGATTTCAGCGAAGATTTCTTCGGTAAAGAAGCATTCCTGACCGTATCCGGCCAGCTTAACGGCGAAACCTATGCCTGCGCCCTGTCTAAAATCTACACCTTTGGGCCGACCTTCCGTGCTGAAAACTCCAACACCAGCCGCCACCTGGCGGAGTTCTGGATGATCGAGCCGGAAGTGGCGTTTGCAACGCTGGACGACGTCGCCGCGCTGGCGGAAAACCTGTTGAAGTTCGTGTTCAAGGCCGTACTGGAAGAACGTGCCGATGACATGAAATTCTTTGCTGAACGCGTGGATAAAGACGCCATCAGCCGGCTGGAGCGTTTTGTCAGCTCTGACTTCGCCCAGGTGGATTACACCGATGCTATCACTATCCTGGAAAACTGTGGGCAGACATTTGAAAACCCGGTTTCCTGGGGCATCGACCTGTCTTCCGAGCACGAACGCTATCTGGCAGAAAAACACTTCCAGGCGCCTGTCGTCGTCAAAAACTACCCGAAAGATATCAAAGCATTTTATATGCGCATGAACAGCGACGGCAAAACCGTGGCGGCAATGGACGTACTGGCGCCGGGCATCGGCGAAATTATCGGTGGTTCCCAGCGTGAAGAGCGTCTGGAACAACTGGATGCCCGTCTGGAGGAAATGGGACTCAGTAAAGAAGACTACTGGTGGTACCGCGATCTGCGTCGTTACGGCACCATCCCCCATTCTGGTTTCGGTCTCGGTTTTGAACGTTTGATTGCTTATGTAACCGGTGTACAAAATGTGCGCGATGTTATTCCGTTCCCGCGCACACCGCGCAGCGCCACCTTCTAA
- a CDS encoding porin: MMKRNVLAVVIPALLAAGAANAAEVYNKDGNKLDLNGRVAAKHYFSDANTTADGSGDQTYARLGFKGETKINSDLTGYGRFEYQFNGKEGEDTNGSKGKTRYAYAGLKFADFGSLDYGRNLGIAYDGISYTDVLPEFGGDQSATDSITGRSSGVATYRNKNFFGLVDGWDFGLQYQSKNERTGDGSVSSSNPLRKISRQNGDGWGVSSSYTAPIGVGVIASYEAVDLTDAQKATGVGEKAEAWATGLKYDANNVYVAATYGQYHNLSAVGPNTFADKTKIFEAVAQYNFDFGLTPSLAYVSAKADDDTSAQKTSAYITKYVSVAATYAFNKNFSAFAEYKINLINNDSNPYGVGTANTVATGVIYQF, translated from the coding sequence ATGATGAAGCGCAATGTTCTTGCAGTGGTAATTCCTGCTCTGCTGGCTGCCGGTGCAGCTAACGCGGCTGAAGTGTACAACAAAGACGGTAACAAGCTGGATCTGAATGGCCGTGTTGCAGCAAAACACTATTTCTCTGATGCTAATACCACTGCAGATGGCAGCGGCGATCAGACTTATGCCCGTCTGGGTTTCAAAGGCGAAACCAAAATCAACAGCGATTTAACTGGTTATGGGCGTTTTGAATATCAGTTTAACGGCAAAGAAGGTGAAGACACCAACGGCAGCAAAGGCAAAACTCGTTATGCTTATGCCGGTCTGAAATTCGCTGATTTCGGTTCTCTGGATTACGGTCGTAACCTGGGTATCGCTTATGACGGTATTTCTTATACCGATGTTCTGCCGGAGTTTGGTGGCGACCAGAGCGCAACTGATAGCATCACAGGTCGTTCAAGCGGTGTTGCTACTTACCGCAACAAAAACTTCTTTGGTTTGGTAGATGGCTGGGACTTCGGTCTGCAGTATCAGAGCAAAAACGAACGTACTGGCGACGGTTCAGTTTCTTCGTCTAACCCGCTGCGTAAAATCTCCCGTCAGAATGGCGACGGTTGGGGTGTTTCTTCATCTTACACCGCTCCGATTGGTGTTGGTGTTATCGCCTCTTACGAAGCTGTTGACCTGACAGACGCTCAGAAAGCTACCGGTGTCGGCGAAAAAGCTGAAGCTTGGGCAACTGGTCTGAAATATGATGCGAACAATGTATACGTTGCTGCAACTTACGGTCAGTACCATAACCTCAGTGCTGTAGGCCCTAACACTTTCGCTGATAAAACCAAAATCTTCGAAGCTGTCGCCCAGTACAACTTTGACTTTGGCCTGACCCCGTCTCTGGCTTACGTTTCTGCTAAAGCTGACGATGATACCTCAGCTCAGAAAACCAGCGCTTACATCACTAAATATGTCAGCGTTGCAGCCACTTACGCATTTAACAAAAACTTCTCTGCGTTTGCAGAGTATAAAATCAATCTGATTAACAATGACAGCAACCCATATGGCGTTGGCACTGCTAACACTGTTGCAACGGGCGTGATTTACCAGTTCTAA
- a CDS encoding porin, whose protein sequence is MMKRNILAVAIPALLAAGAANAAEIYNKDGNKLDLNGKLHAGYIFGDQSKTLFGDGDKTYARLGFTGETKINSDLTGYGRFEYEFNGSEGEDTNGSKGKTRYAYAGLKFAQFGSLDYGRNKGIAYDGISYTDVLPEWGGDNSYTDTITGRNSGVLTYRNKNFFGLVDGWNFGLQYQAKNERTGDGSVSSSNPQRALKRQNGDGWGVSSSYTAPFGVGIIASYEAVDRTDAQLAQGEGKKAEAWATGLKYDANNVYVAATYGQYRNLTFVNAANIAFADKTKVFEAVAQYTFDFGLKPSLAYVSAKADDETGAGAGTSGYVLKYVSVGSTYSFNKNLSASVEYAINLIDNDNNPYSVRTGNSVFTGLTYQF, encoded by the coding sequence ATGATGAAACGTAATATTCTGGCAGTGGCTATCCCGGCGCTGTTGGCTGCTGGTGCAGCAAACGCCGCTGAAATCTACAACAAAGACGGCAACAAACTGGATCTGAACGGTAAACTGCATGCAGGTTACATTTTCGGTGATCAGAGCAAAACGCTGTTTGGCGACGGTGACAAAACCTACGCCCGTTTAGGTTTCACTGGCGAAACCAAAATCAATAGCGACCTGACTGGTTACGGTCGTTTCGAATATGAATTCAATGGCAGCGAAGGTGAAGACACCAACGGCAGCAAAGGCAAAACCCGCTATGCCTATGCCGGTCTGAAGTTTGCCCAATTTGGCTCTCTGGATTACGGCCGTAACAAAGGCATCGCCTATGACGGTATTTCTTATACCGACGTACTGCCGGAATGGGGCGGTGATAACAGCTACACCGATACCATTACTGGCCGTAACTCTGGCGTATTGACCTATCGCAACAAGAACTTCTTCGGTCTGGTTGATGGCTGGAACTTTGGTCTGCAGTATCAGGCCAAAAATGAACGCACTGGTGATGGCTCTGTTTCTTCTTCCAACCCGCAACGTGCTCTGAAACGCCAGAATGGCGACGGCTGGGGTGTTTCTTCTTCTTACACCGCTCCGTTTGGCGTAGGTATCATCGCTTCTTATGAAGCCGTGGACCGCACTGATGCGCAGCTGGCACAGGGTGAAGGCAAGAAAGCTGAAGCCTGGGCTACCGGTCTGAAATATGATGCGAACAATGTATACGTTGCCGCAACCTACGGTCAGTACCGCAACCTGACTTTCGTTAACGCAGCCAATATTGCATTCGCTGATAAAACCAAAGTCTTTGAAGCTGTTGCACAGTATACCTTCGATTTCGGTCTGAAACCGTCTCTGGCTTACGTCTCTGCTAAAGCAGATGACGAAACCGGCGCAGGTGCAGGTACCAGCGGTTATGTCCTCAAGTATGTCAGCGTGGGTTCGACTTATTCTTTCAACAAGAATCTGTCCGCCTCTGTTGAATACGCGATCAACCTGATCGACAACGATAACAACCCGTACAGCGTAAGAACCGGCAACAGCGTCTTCACCGGCCTGACCTACCAGTTCTAA
- a CDS encoding amino acid aminotransferase, translating into MFEKISAAPADPILGLADLFRADERPHKINLGIGVYKDETGKTPVLTSVKKAEQLLLETETTKNYLSIDGIPEFARCTQELLFSKQSEIIANKRARTAQTPGGTGGLRVAADFIANQTSAKRIWVSNPSWPNHKNIFTAVGLEVCDYTYYDAVNHALDFDGMLTSLNAAQAGDVVLFHGCCHNPTGIDPTQAQWAQLADLALEKGWLPLFDFAYQGFARGLDEDAEGLRIFAAKHKELIVASSYSKNFGLYNERVGACTIVAADTATVDTAFSQVKAAIRANYSNPPSHGAAVVATVLANESLRNIWEQELTAMRERIQRMRHLFVSTLQEKGANQDFSFIINQNGMFSFSGLSKDQVLRLRNEFGIYAVNSGRINVAGMTPENMAPLCEAIVAVL; encoded by the coding sequence ATGTTTGAAAAAATCTCTGCCGCACCTGCCGACCCGATTCTTGGGCTGGCCGACCTGTTTCGCGCTGACGAGCGTCCTCATAAAATCAATCTGGGGATTGGTGTCTATAAAGACGAAACAGGTAAGACGCCGGTACTCACCAGTGTTAAAAAAGCGGAACAGCTGTTGCTGGAAACAGAAACCACCAAAAACTACCTGAGTATCGATGGCATACCGGAATTTGCCCGTTGCACTCAGGAACTGTTGTTCAGTAAGCAGAGCGAGATCATTGCGAATAAACGAGCACGCACCGCACAAACGCCGGGCGGCACCGGTGGCCTGCGTGTCGCCGCAGACTTCATTGCCAACCAGACCAGCGCCAAGCGTATCTGGGTCAGTAACCCGAGCTGGCCGAACCACAAAAATATTTTCACTGCCGTCGGCCTCGAAGTCTGTGATTACACTTACTACGATGCGGTTAACCACGCGCTGGATTTCGACGGTATGCTGACCAGCCTCAATGCGGCTCAGGCCGGCGATGTTGTGCTGTTCCATGGCTGTTGTCATAACCCCACCGGCATCGACCCAACACAAGCGCAGTGGGCGCAGTTGGCCGATCTGGCGCTGGAAAAAGGCTGGCTGCCGTTGTTTGACTTCGCCTATCAGGGTTTTGCCCGTGGTCTGGATGAAGACGCCGAAGGGTTGCGCATTTTTGCCGCCAAACACAAAGAATTAATCGTCGCCAGTTCTTACTCCAAGAACTTTGGCTTGTACAACGAGCGTGTCGGCGCCTGCACTATCGTGGCGGCAGATACCGCTACTGTCGACACCGCATTCAGCCAGGTCAAGGCGGCGATCCGCGCCAACTATTCCAACCCACCGTCACACGGTGCGGCGGTTGTGGCGACGGTGCTCGCCAACGAGTCGCTGCGTAACATCTGGGAACAGGAACTGACGGCAATGCGTGAACGTATTCAGCGCATGCGTCACCTGTTCGTCAGTACGCTGCAGGAAAAAGGCGCCAATCAGGATTTCTCCTTTATCATCAATCAGAATGGCATGTTCTCTTTCAGTGGACTGAGCAAGGATCAGGTGCTGCGTCTGCGCAACGAATTTGGGATTTACGCAGTGAACTCCGGCCGAATCAACGTGGCGGGCATGACACCGGAAAATATGGCGCCGCTGTGCGAAGCCATCGTTGCAGTGCTGTAA
- a CDS encoding MBL fold metallo-hydrolase: protein MKYQIIPVTAFSQNCTLLWCEKTLQAAIVDPGGEADKIKQVVAQTGVTVTQILLTHGHLDHVGAAAALAEHFQVPIVGPQQADAFWLDGLPAQSRMFGLNDCPPLVPTRWLEEGDTVAIGESVLSVLHCPGHTPGHVVFIDEQARFAQVGDVIFRGGVGRSDFPQGNHQALVDSIRNKLFPLGDDIAFIPGHGPMSTFGEERRTNPFVRDTD, encoded by the coding sequence ATGAAGTACCAGATTATTCCAGTCACAGCTTTTAGCCAGAATTGCACGCTGTTATGGTGTGAAAAAACGTTGCAGGCCGCCATTGTTGATCCCGGCGGCGAAGCAGACAAAATCAAGCAGGTTGTGGCGCAGACCGGCGTGACGGTGACGCAGATTCTGTTGACGCATGGTCATCTGGACCATGTGGGTGCCGCGGCGGCGCTGGCTGAACATTTTCAGGTGCCGATCGTTGGCCCGCAACAGGCAGACGCCTTCTGGCTCGACGGGCTACCCGCCCAGAGTCGGATGTTTGGTTTGAATGATTGTCCGCCGCTGGTGCCGACCCGCTGGCTGGAGGAAGGCGATACCGTCGCCATTGGCGAATCGGTATTATCGGTTCTGCACTGCCCGGGGCACACGCCGGGTCATGTGGTATTCATCGATGAACAGGCGCGTTTTGCACAGGTTGGCGATGTGATTTTTCGTGGCGGAGTAGGGCGTAGTGACTTCCCACAAGGGAACCACCAGGCGCTGGTGGATTCCATCCGCAACAAGTTGTTCCCGCTGGGCGATGATATCGCTTTCATTCCGGGTCACGGACCCATGTCCACATTTGGTGAAGAGCGCCGTACTAACCCGTTTGTGCGCGATACTGACTGA
- a CDS encoding YcbK family protein — MEHIDNHRRKWLALGGAALGIALLPGQSLASLSTARPRILTLNNINTGERLKVEFFDGRRYNKEELSRLNHFFRDYRANKVKTIDPALFDQLYRLQVMLGSAKPVQLISGYRSYSTNEDLRSHSKGVAKQSYHTQGKAMDFHIEGVQLANIRKAALKMRAGGVGYYPQSNFVHIDTGAVRTW; from the coding sequence ATGGAACACATTGATAATCATCGACGCAAATGGCTGGCGCTCGGCGGCGCGGCGTTAGGAATAGCACTGCTACCGGGTCAATCGCTGGCTTCGTTATCTACGGCTCGTCCGCGCATTCTTACGCTGAACAATATCAATACCGGTGAGCGCCTCAAAGTCGAATTCTTCGATGGTCGTCGTTATAACAAAGAAGAGTTATCCCGGTTAAACCATTTCTTCCGCGATTATCGGGCGAACAAGGTCAAAACCATCGACCCGGCGCTGTTTGATCAGCTATACCGCCTGCAAGTCATGTTGGGTTCTGCCAAGCCGGTACAGCTGATCTCGGGTTATCGTTCTTACAGCACCAATGAGGATTTACGGTCGCACAGTAAGGGCGTGGCAAAACAGAGCTATCACACCCAGGGAAAAGCCATGGACTTCCATATCGAAGGGGTCCAACTGGCTAATATTCGAAAAGCCGCGTTGAAAATGCGTGCCGGCGGCGTTGGCTATTACCCGCAGAGCAATTTTGTGCACATTGATACCGGCGCGGTTCGCACCTGGTAA